A window from Ignavibacteriota bacterium encodes these proteins:
- a CDS encoding S9 family peptidase — protein sequence MNTLKKNIVLIILLHSLTFAQEIPISDLLYPVNDYEFSISGSGKYMASVRKRSTGYSIFITDIEQGKLKSDIPLEKYPILNLNWISENRLSYEQMGVLYAINADGTEKEQLMSIWKKEKQYYFSERSLLNNIQTSKMVNVLKDDFENILIETRGIDDFPVIYKLNIYTGEKVEVENGNDYKINQWLVDKKGIVRLGIQNDDGKIKFFTKNNKKWESKNTINLDMDGNSFINKKLNFLDFDYDENIVFFSSSIDNPRWRILSFDINKKEYIDTILEDSKYDIGNPIHNDTKLLFLDSEQKLIGIRYERDKPYTEWFSEKFKAYQDTLKSHYPEYFADIFDWNNDASIILVKIYSDVDPGHILIFNTIQNKKLLFCSFAKDLLKHKVSYTKTINYQTRDGYRIEGYLNLPITNDKNIPFVILPHGGPFVRDYWGYLPEVQFFTNQGYGVLRMNFRGSTGYGVDHLLAGVKKISTTMVDDIADGAKWLIQENYSDSNNIFIYGHSYGGYAAIESIIQYPDLYNAAVSVASPTDIVSIIDYFDDLDNEFNYEFWKTAVGDPSDEDEFLKSISPINNIEKIKRPIYFFHGEKDETIPVSQTEEFIEEAEEIGKKFGFSIIKDEDHSISENRNVEFILKKSIQFFKENKR from the coding sequence ATGAACACACTTAAGAAAAATATTGTACTTATTATACTATTACACTCACTAACTTTTGCTCAAGAAATTCCTATCAGTGATTTATTGTATCCGGTTAATGACTATGAATTTTCTATATCGGGAAGTGGAAAGTATATGGCATCAGTCAGGAAGCGTTCTACAGGTTATTCCATATTTATAACAGATATTGAACAGGGAAAATTAAAAAGTGATATCCCATTGGAAAAATATCCTATTTTAAATTTAAATTGGATATCAGAAAACAGATTATCATATGAGCAAATGGGTGTATTATATGCAATTAATGCAGATGGAACTGAAAAAGAACAATTAATGAGTATTTGGAAAAAAGAAAAGCAATATTATTTTAGTGAAAGAAGTCTGTTAAATAATATTCAAACCTCAAAGATGGTTAATGTGCTTAAAGATGATTTTGAGAATATTTTAATAGAAACTCGAGGAATTGATGACTTTCCAGTAATTTATAAACTAAACATATATACTGGAGAAAAAGTTGAAGTTGAAAATGGCAATGATTATAAAATAAATCAATGGTTGGTAGACAAAAAAGGTATAGTGAGACTTGGTATTCAAAACGATGATGGAAAAATCAAATTTTTCACGAAGAATAATAAAAAATGGGAGAGTAAGAATACTATTAATTTAGATATGGACGGAAATTCATTTATCAATAAAAAATTGAATTTTTTAGATTTTGATTATGATGAAAATATTGTCTTTTTTAGTTCTTCAATTGATAATCCAAGATGGCGAATTCTTTCATTTGATATCAACAAAAAGGAATATATTGATACAATTCTTGAAGATAGTAAATATGATATTGGTAACCCAATTCATAATGATACCAAATTACTTTTTTTGGATTCCGAACAAAAACTAATTGGAATCCGATATGAGAGAGATAAACCTTATACTGAATGGTTTAGTGAAAAATTCAAAGCTTATCAAGATACATTAAAAAGTCATTATCCCGAATACTTTGCGGATATATTTGATTGGAACAATGATGCATCAATAATATTGGTTAAAATATACAGTGATGTTGATCCAGGTCATATTCTTATTTTTAATACCATTCAAAATAAAAAACTATTATTCTGTTCATTTGCAAAGGATTTATTAAAGCATAAAGTTTCTTATACAAAAACAATAAACTACCAAACACGTGATGGGTACCGTATTGAAGGATATCTAAATTTACCCATTACGAATGATAAGAATATACCATTCGTTATTTTACCTCATGGAGGTCCATTTGTTAGAGATTATTGGGGTTATTTACCGGAAGTTCAGTTCTTCACAAATCAAGGTTACGGCGTTTTACGAATGAACTTTAGAGGTTCAACAGGTTATGGAGTAGACCATTTACTAGCAGGGGTTAAAAAAATCTCTACAACAATGGTTGATGATATAGCTGATGGGGCTAAGTGGTTGATTCAAGAAAATTATTCTGATAGCAACAATATTTTTATTTATGGGCATAGTTACGGTGGATATGCAGCAATTGAAAGTATAATTCAATATCCGGATTTATATAATGCAGCTGTCTCGGTTGCTTCTCCAACAGATATTGTTAGCATAATTGATTACTTTGATGATCTTGATAATGAATTTAATTATGAGTTTTGGAAAACAGCTGTTGGTGATCCAAGCGATGAAGATGAATTCTTAAAGAGTATTTCACCAATTAATAACATAGAAAAAATTAAACGTCCGATTTATTTCTTTCATGGTGAAAAAGATGAAACGATACCAGTTTCACAGACAGAAGAATTTATTGAAGAGGCTGAAGAAATAGGCAAAAAATTTGGTTTTAGCATTATTAAAGACGAAGATCATTCAATTTCTGAAAATAGAAATGTTGAATTTATTTTAAAAAAATCAATTCAGTTTTTTAAAGAAAATAAAAGATAA